The Oceanidesulfovibrio indonesiensis DNA segment GCAGGCCCGCATCCGCGGCGCCCAGGGAGTTATTGCTGGTGCCCTGTCTCAGCTTTCACTTAGCTACTCCGAATCTCTCCTTAACGATGTGAACCCTGGTCAAGTAGATGGCGCGACGAAATGTGCTCGTGTCGCTGTAACCGGTCCTTATTCCTTGGTATGCGAGGGAACTCTCGATGGCAATGTAGCGATCCGTGTTGATCATGTTGATGACGACGGAANNGCCGGGGTTTTTTTTATTTCTGCCGCATGGATGCGACATCAATCTCGTACTTCTTGATGCGGTGCCATAAAGAGCGCTCCTTGATGCCCAGAAGCTCGGCGGCGCGCACCTGCACCCCGCCGGTCCTTGTCAGCGCGGCGACGATCAAAGACCGCTCCACATCCTCCAGCCTGGCGTCCAGATCGATCTCTTCATCCAGGGCCAGCTCGTCATCCCCGTCGCCCTCCCCCACCGTCAGCCCTGTCAGATGCTTGGGACGGATGACGCCGCCCTCGGCAAGCACGGCAGCGCGCTCCATGATGTTTCGCAGCTCGCGCACGTTGCCGGGCCATGGGCTCACCAGCAGCACCTGAATCGCCTCGGCCGAAAGGCGCACCTCGGTTTCCTGGCTTTCCAGGAAGTGCTCTGCAAGTATCGGGATGTCTTCGCGCCTGTGGCGCAGGGGCGGCAGGTGGATGGGGAAGACGTTGAGCCGGTGGTAGAGGTCCTCCCGGAACTGGCCTTTCGTGATGAGCTCCACGAAATCCTTGTTCGTGGCGGCCACCACGCGGACGTCGAATGATATGGTCTGTGAGCCGCCCACGCGCTCGCACGTGCCGTTCTCCAGGGCGCGGAGTATCTTGGCCTGGGTCTCCAGGGGCATGTCCCCTATCTCGTCCAGAAAGAGCGTGCCCTTGTCCGCCAGCTCGAACTTGCCTTTCTTCTGAGAGAGCGCGCCGGTGAAGGCGCCCTTTTCGTGTCCGAAGAGCTCGCTTTCCAGCAGTCCCTGGGCGATGGCCGCGCAGTTCACGGCGATGAAGGGGCCCTGGCGCCGCTTGGAGTGATTGAGAATGGCCCGGGCCACCAATTCCTTGCCGGTGCCGGACTCGCCGGTGATGAGCACGGTGACGTCCGTGGGCGCCACTTTCATGATCTGGCTGAGGACGCCGCGCATGACCTTGCTTTGGCCGACGATTTCCGGGAACAGTTCGCGCGCGTCCACCTTGCTCAAAAAGTCCGTGATCTGCGTGAAAACCTGCGTATAGCGGGCTATCTCATCGCGGCCCTTGTGCTCTTCCACCATCTGCTGCACGGCGGGCAGCTTTTCCGCTTCGCGGACAAAGGCTTCCACGGGCTTGAGGATGGTGCGCGAGATGAGCCAGCCGGCCAGGAACGAAAAAAGCACGACGAAACCGCCCCAGATGACCAGATAGCTGAAGGGAGCCTGCCCTGGCGCGAGGCCGTACAGGGTGAGGCGGTAGGTGACTATCAGCGTGAGGATGGAAAGGCACGAAAATATTATCGGAACAATGATGTTCAGACGAATGAAGTATTGCCGTTTTTTCATTGTCGCAATCGATATGGGCCGCTCTGACGCTCGGACCCCGGTGGTCGGACAAACCCTGCCCGGCCACCCGATTGTTGTTTCGGGCGGCCAGGCAGGGCCGATCACTTGACCATCTTGGTCAGGTCGAAGATGGGGAAGAGGATGGCCGCCGCAAAGAAGCCGACGATGCCGGCCAGGGCCACGATGAGGATGGGGCCGATAAGCTCGGACATTCTGCCGACCTGGTATTCGACCTCGTAGTCGTAATGCTTGGCCACCTCGCGCATCATGAGGTCCAGTTCACCGGTTTCCTCGCCGATGGCGATCATATTGATGATCATGGGCGTGAAGGTGCGCGAGTTGCGCAACGGACCGGATATGCCGCGGCCCTCCTGCAGTTTCTCGCGGAGGTTGTCGAATTCCAGGGAGATGGCTGCGTTTCCGATGGTGTCCGAGACGATGCCCACGGATTCCAGCACGGAGACGCCGGAGGACTGGAGCAGGGAGAAAATGGAGGCGAACCGGGCCATGGCGCCTTTCTGGAACACGGGGCCCACGATGGGCATGCGCAGCAGGAAGCGGTCCTTGACCAGTTGGCCGCTATCCGTACGCAGATACAGCCACAAAAGGACGATGACGCCGGCGACGACGCCGATCAACAAGTACCAGTATGCATCGAGAAACTCGTACATGACGATGCACACTTTGGTGGGCAGGGGCAGCTCGATACCGGCGTTCCGGAAAGTCGACACGAACTGCGGAATGACGAACGTGAGCAGGAAAAGGAACGCGCCGATAAGCATGACGATGACGATCTGCGGATACAGCAGCGCGGACTTGATCTGCTTCTTCACCTTGTATTCGTGCTCGATGATGTAGATGAGGCGGTCCAGAACGTCCGGCAGGGTACCGGAGACCTCGCCGGCGCGGAGCATGCTGCAGTACAGTTCGGAAAATATGTCATCGTGCTTGCTGAAGGCGTTGTACAGCGACGAGCCCTGTTTGATGTCCTGAGCTATTTCGGCAACCGCGGATTTGAGCTTCGGGTTCTCGCACTGCTGCTCCAGGACATCGAGCAGGGCGATGATGGACAGGCCCGCGTTGAACATGGTGCGGAACTGTTTGGTGAAGAGGATGAGGTCCGGCACCGAAACGGTGCTCAGTTTGTCGTTGAGCGCTTTGAGGAAATTGCCGCCGGACTCGCTGCGCACGACCCTGGACGGAATGAGGCCGCGCGCGGCCAGTATCTGCCGGGCATCTTCCACGGAATCCGCTTCTATATTGCCGGACACCTGGGTGCCGGCTTCCGTTACAGCCTGGTATGAGTAATTCGGCATGCTGAACTCCTTGCCCGGTCAGGGGAGGATCGATCGCCTGATGTGTTTGATGAATCGCTTTCAGTTCAAATTTTCGGCGGCAACACCATACGCCGCGGCAACAAAAAAACAATGGAGGTTTCCGCACCATCCGGCGCAGTTCGCTCACGGACCCCTTGCCGCCCTACTCGTCTATCGGTCCCGGCGGGGGGAACAGGTCTTTCGCAGTGGTTTCGGGTTGCTGCTGCGGTTTCCAGGCTCCGAGATCCGCGAGCAGCACGGCATCCTTCTCCCAGGACGCCAGGATTTCCGGAGTCCGGGCTTCGGCATGCCCGCGGCTGCGCATGGCGCGTAAGGCTTCGCTTTCATCAGAATATTTCGTTGCATGCACGAGGAAGAAGACCAGTCCGCCTTCCCCGCTCCACTGCGGCAGGATCGCCATGCCCGGCGCGTCCTGCCCCGCGCCGCCGTAGGCGGATATCGCGTCGTAGGCAGCGTTGAGGGTCTCGTAGCGACCGACCTGGACGACATACCCAGTATCAGCCTGGTCCGGCGTTAACGTCGCTCCCCGGGCCACGGGAAAGATGACTGACGCGCCTGAAGGCACGACGCTGTCCGTGTCCAATGAATCGTTTGCGGCGACGACCAGTGCGACCAGATCATCCCCGGCGCGGCCATATATGCGCCGAACAAGCGCAGCAAGCGGCACGTCTTCCGCAACCGTGACGGCGCCAAGGGTTTCCGGCGGCGCAGCCGGGATATGCTGCGGCCTGGAATTACCCGGAATCACGTTTCTCGCAATGATCTCGGCGCGGTAGTGCACTCCAAGGCCACTGCGCGACGAAGCATCCGAATCATTCCTGCTGCCGGCTGCGGTGAAGATGGATTCCCTTGGGGGGGACTTCGGTGTTTCGATCTTCGGTGCATCCACAACAGGCTCCGCAACGGCCTCAAGATTTGCCGCATTACCGACGATCAGGGGCGCATTCGAGGGAGTCTCGGCCCGAACAGCCACGAGCATGACGAGCAGCGCCACGGCAAGGCCGGCTGCCCAGGGATGGCGGGCGCCTTCAATATCGTCGCCGTCTGCATCCGGGGTGGAAATTTTCGCCGAGGATGTTCTGGAAGGTGCGAAGAGCGACTTGCTCGCACCGATCTCTGTCCTGGCCGCCGGGAGTTTCGCGTTCTCCGCAAGATAATTTTCCCTGGACACGGACCGCACAAGCGCCCACGTGGCGCGGTGGTCGTTGTTCAGAATCAATGTCAGGAAAACCTTGTGCGCCAGCTTGACTATCTTGCGCGGATACCCGCGTGTGGCTCCGTACATTGCCCAGTATCCGCCGCGCGTGAACAACGGAGTGCGGGACATATGCACTTTGGCGAGATTGATGCGATAGTCGATGAGCTCCCTGGTGTGGGCAAAATCAAGCGGCCCGAGCCGGATGAGGTCGTTGATGCGGTCGGCGAAGTTGGGATACCGCCGGATGATCGGCTCGAACTCCAGCTGTGCAAAAATCACTATCTGCAGCAGCTTGGCATCGTTCGTCTCGTAGTTGAGCAGCTCGCGAAGCAGCTCCATACAACGGTCATGGATCTTCTGGCCTTCATCGATGATGAGTACGGTCGTCTTGTTTTCGTCGACACCACGTTTGAACAACGAATTCTTGACCCGTTCCTTGAGCGACCATTCGGTGAGGCCGGCCTCTGGAGTTTCGCCCTCGAGCATCTCGCACAGAACGAGCAGGAGGTCGCGCGGGTTGTCGAAGTCCGGATCGAGGAGAAGATGCGCATCAATGGCCTCGTCTTCCGTCAAAGCGCGCAGCAGCCGGCGGCAGAGTGTGGTCTTGCCGGTGCCCACATCGCCGAGCACTACATTGAGACCGCGTTTGAGCCGGAGTGCGATCTCAAGACGATTGAGGCATTCCAGATGCTTGGGCGATTCGTAAAAGAAATCCGGATCAGGCGAATTCGAGAACGGCTCGTCCTGGAAGTTCAGGATTTCGTAGTACTTCATAGTATCGCCCAAGCACCTTCTATTTCTCCGTCAGGAGGTTGTTACTGCTGCAACTTATCTTGCTCACGTTGCTGCTCTTCGAGCTTCTTCATTTCGACTTCTTCTTCGATCTGCTCGAGGGTCTTCTGCACCTCGCCAGGCGCCCACTGAGCAAGGATCGAAGGCGTGATGAAGATGAGGATGTCATCTTTTTCGTCAGAACGAGTCTGACTCTTGACCAGCCAGCCAAGCAGCGGAATGTCCTTGGCGCCGGGTATGCCGGCCTCGCCTTCGGAGAGGCGGCTGCGAGTCAGACCGGAAATGACGACCGTCTCGTTGTCCCTGGTTACCAACGAGGTCCTGGAGTGGCGTTTGATGATGGTGGGATAGCCATCCACCGTACGCGATGGCGTGAAGTCTACTTCGTCCTTCTGGATCAGGATCGCCAGGCGCAGGAATTCGTCGTCGATCACATGCGGGGTGATTTCGAGCTTGAGCACGGCGTCCTCGAACTGAACCTCGGTCTGACCATCAGCATTGATGGTGACATACGGGATGCGTGTACCATTTTCCGTCACCGCCGGCTGATTATCGAGGGTCGTGATCGAGGGGCTGGAGAGGATTTCCACCTGCCCGTCTTCGGCAAGCGCCTGCAGCTGAACTTCGAGGATATCGCCGGGAATCTGCCCGAACATCAGACCGATGGCACCGCCGATCTGGTTGGTGCCCGGGAATCCGTCCGGAATAAAGTTCAGGCCGAGGCCGTCCGGGCTGTAGCCCGTGCCTAACCGCGGAGTGTACTCCAAAACGTTGTTGTCATAATCAAATTGAGAGTTCGATGCACCAGGGACCACGAAGAAACTGTCGCCGCTCGAGTTCGGGGAGCCCTGGTAGAATCCGCCCCACTGGATGCCAAGACGGCGGGCGATGTTGCTCGATGTCTCCACGATATGCGCTCTGATCCTGATCTGCTTGCGGGGCCTGTCGAGCCTGTCGATCAGGTCGTAGATCTTTTTGAGATCCTGATATGCAGCCTCCACGACGAGCGAGTTTGTGGAGTTGTCCACAGTTACGTACCCGTGCATGTCACTTTCGCTTTCGCGGGTCCTTTCGCCAGTCCGATCGCGGATAACAAGGATCTTTTCGATGGTTTCCTTAAGGTTGTCGGCATCGGCGTACCGGACGGGAATGACGTCGCTGATGAGCGGCTCATCGCCCTTGGATTTGAGCTTTTGGGCTTTCTGGCGAGCTTCAACCTCGGCAATACGTAGGTCGTTTTCCATATCTTCGAGAGTCAATACGCGAATGATGTCTCCCTCCCAGCGGTACGTCAGGCCATTGGTCCGCAGAATTCCCTTGAACACCTGGTCCCAGGGCTTCTTGACGATATTGACCGTTACTTCGCCGCTCACCTCGGGGCTCAGCATCACGCTCTGGTTGGCTGCACGGGATAGGGCCTGGATAACCGCGGCCAGGCTTGCACGATGCATGCGCAGGGTGATGAGTCGCGACGGCAGCGGACGTTCCGGCGGTTCGGGCGGCTCCACGACACGTTCGCGAGCGTCGAGAGTCCGGGGAGTGTAGCTTGGGGAGTGGCCTTGAGCGTTCTCAGCGAGAACGTGCCACTTCTCGATGAACGAATCTTTCTGCTTGTCCTCTTTCTTGCAGCCAAGGGCCGATGCAAGAACCAGGGAAAGAGCCAAAGCAGCGATGATGGGAAGAATTCGCGTATTCATGGCGGCACCGTCGCTAATTATAAAGGTTGAGCGGATCTTCCGTGATGGGGATCACGCGTTCTTCGACTATTTCATCCGTAGCGTTCTTCTGTCCGATGATCACGTTTTCCTTCGTGATCGTGGACACGAAGAACCCTTCGGCAGTAACGATTTCTTCGCCCCGTTCGTATTCGAAGCCGTTGATTATTGCGAGTTCGCTGTCGCCCATGACCACGTACCCCGTATAGGCAAGGTCAAGACCTTCGGCGGTTTTCAGCTCTTCCTGCTTCTGGCGTTGATCTTCGCGCGCAAACTTGACGCGGTCATAGAACGGGTTGCTCGGCCAGCTCGTTTCGGCAAGCTCCAGCTTGTATCGCTCCACCTCGGTGAACTCGTCTTTGGTCGCGAAGCTCTTGACCATGTCGACGGTGCTGTTGAGCTCCTGGTAGTCCACCTTGGCATCAGTCCCGATGTCCTCTTGGCCTGCAAACAGATAGAAGTACGCCCCGACCAGAAGGCCAACGCCCATTAATATCAGGAGTATCGATTCTCGTTTGGACATCTCGCTTCAACCTCGACCCTGTTCAGGGCTTTGTATTCAGCCGCGGGGCTCCTTGCGGCATCGACGATGCATTAGACCTGCTCCGTCACAACTGACAATCGCACCTTCATTTTTACTACGAGGCCATTGAGCGCCTCTTGCATCTGCAACATCTCGATGTGCCGCACATACGGTATGCCGCCAAGACCCTTCAGCAGATCGCGGACATTGAAGAACGGACCGAAAAACTCGCAGTTCACGACGACCTGGCCGCTGTTTTCGGCCAGCGTTGCCGGATCCGGCACCACCTGCTGAGGCTCCATGTTGGCCTGCATGGCGGCTGCTTCGATCTGTCTCGTCACCTCATTGACCTCTTCCTGCGTCATGGCCTTGTTGGTGACAAGGGGCAGCTCTTTCAAGACTTCGGCTTCATATCGACGCTTGAGATCCAGATACACAGGGAACAGGATTTCCTGCCGCTTGATTTCGGATTTCAGCGAGACGATGTCCCCATTGAGCCTGGAGACTTTGTTTTTGCTTTGAATGTTGAAGAAGAAGGCGAAAATAATGACTACAGCAAGGCAGATCAGAATTTTCATCAAACTCTTCTGCGGAATGGGCAAAGATGAGTTCGCCATATCGGACCTCACACCAGATTGATGTGGATTACGAAGTGGAGCACTTCGCCGGAGGTGGCGAAATCCTCGACCACCCGCTTGTGGATAACCGGAGTTTTGAACAACCTGGAGTTCTCGAGCTTGATCAGGTAGCTCGTCAGCATCGTATCGAACGCGTCGGAGTCGCCCAGAATGACCGCATCGAGGATCAAAACACGCTCGGGCTCTTCCCGCTGTGCGCTGCGCGCCCTGCGCCCCCTCTGCTCCTGCTGCTCCTGACCTCCCTCAGACTCACCGGGTCCCAGATCGAGCTGCATGTCCGCAATCTTGATGCCCGGAGGCGTCAGCCTTGCCAACTCGCTCACCACGGACAATCCCTCATACATCCGGCTCGCCCTTTTGAGGTCGATATTCTTCTGGTTGACCTTTTGGGCCCACTGAATGAGCAGGTTGCGATCCACCTGCGGCTGGTATCTGTTCAACTGCACCTGCAACCCGGCAATCTCGCTCTGTTTCGCTCCGATGACCGTCTGCTGCCAAAGGTAAATACCGAAGAGGATGACGATGACGATACCGGCCGAAGCCATGATGGCATTGTCCAGACGCCGAACCTGCCGCTCCTTTTCTTTGGCCTTGTAGGTAAAAAGCAGGTTGGGCGTGATCGCGTTGTCGGAGAGGGCGAGAGCCAGCACCAGGTTGTATTCGAGACGCTCGGACTCGGTAACAGGGCCGAGCGCTCCGGGCCCCACATATTCCGGCGAGAGCGGATCGAGCAGGTGCGAGGTGATGCCGAGCTGCGTATGGATGAATTCCATGAGCATACGATTCGTGGTGATCTCGCCGGAGAAAAAGATCTTCTCCACGCGCTCCTTGCCCATGGTCGTCGTATGGTACTCGAATGTCCGCTCCACCTGGCGCACCAGACGCTCCACAGCCGGGCGGATCATGCGCAGCACATCTTCCTGGCCGAGTTCGCCCCCAGGCTGATCGAGCGACATGTCATACCCGAGCAGTTTGCTGCGAAGAACGTGCTTTGCCTGCTCCTGTGTCAGCCCCTGAGTGCTGCCGAGCTGCGGCAGCTCATCTTCCATGCTCAGAGAAATTGTGGCCTCGCCGGTGCCGCCCAGTGAGGAATAATTCTCCATGAGCGCTTCGACCATGCTGTTCGTGCCGGCCTTGATGCCCCGACTGAGCACGATGTGGTTGTCCTTGAAAATATCGATGCGCGACCAGTTGCGGCCGACGTAGAGATGCGAGTATGTCCGGGCTCCACTCTCCACCCACCGCGAACGGAACAGCGTCTGGATCGCGATCGGAGAGATCGTCGCCCCGGCGAGCTTGACCCCCGCTTTGGAGAACAGCGTCTTGAGCTGCTCAACCTGCTTGCGGGGCGTGAGGTACACCATGATGGAGAGCTTGGGCTGCCCCTTCTCCATCACCTCTTCCTGCACCTCGAAGTCCAGGATGAACTCCCGTTCGTCGAACTGCTTTTCCTTCTTTACAGTCCAGTAGACAGCATCCGGAATCTGGCGGCGCGGCACTTTGGGAATCTGGATATGCCAGAGCTCGGACTTGGCCGAGGAAACGAGCGACCAGACCTCATACCCCTTGAGGGATCCGCAAGTCTCGGAAAGGCTCGCCCTGAGAAACTGCGGAAAGTCTGGGCGATCCGGAGCGTCCGGGGTCTCGAAGGGTACACGGTGAAAACCGAGGAGCTTCGGCCGACCACCGGAATGATTGACCCGTGCAATGCGCAGACTGTCCGGGCCGATATCCACACCGACCACGACCTTGCTGCTGCTCTTGCGAGCCACCCTGGCCCCGCGCGGCCCCTTTGCCGACGCAGCCGCCCTGCCCGGCCCTTTACCCTTTCCACGCTTCGCACCCGCAGCAGCGCCGCCGGCGGACCCCGCGGGTGCGTCACCTTTCCCGCGGATCACATTGAGAAGCTTGTCAGTGGATGTATCTTTTCCACCTTTGGCCATGCCATATCTCCTCGCCATCCTGTGGGCCGCCAGTACGTTTACCAAACACAAAACCACATGCCGGCACACACTGATGAGCCGCCTGATGAACACATGCCCCAATGGAGGCTATGCAATTCCCTTCGCAACTCTGTCTGCGTAGGCGCAGACTTTTCCTGTTATTGCTCTTTAATTGTAACCGCAATTAAAGTCAATAACTTTTTGTAATGTACAACATGCATCGGCTGAAAACACCCTCCGGAGGACACCCCTGGACAACATGCCGACATCATTGCCTGTGCGAATCTGCCCACCCAGAACAACCGGATCGTTTTACCCTTTTGAACCATGCGCACACCTGAGAGTTGCGTTCCTCGGCATATCACTCAACGCAATTTCAGGACACTGCTTTGTGCTATCGGACGCAATGCGGATAAACCTTACAGACTCCCGGCACTTCTCAAGCGGACGTCCACCAAAATCGATCGAACAAACGTCCTATTCGCTTCTCGCTTTCTCCTTGATGAAAGCGGGAGGCCAGTACTAGCCACATATTTTCGATGTAGCAACCCGAATTTGCATTTGCCAAAGCAACACTGCTACACAAAATCGCAGTCTCAACGCAACAACATCGCCACCAACTTGAGAACACCCAACAACACGATAGAGGCGAGCCATGCAACTATAGATAACATCTATGGTTTCCATAGACAATTCAAAAAATAGAATACCCGAAATGCAACTGAATTCGAAAACAAAGTCGCACGAATCCGCAACCGTCCCCGCAGCGCCCCACCGGAGTGCGCAACAATACGCATGTGCGCCGTAAATGCCAGGGGATTCACGGCATTACGGTCACAACTATGTGGCAATCAGCAGGATAATGGATATAGTGTGCGAATGCACACACTCAGACGACAGGCTTGCACAGCGCTCCATAGAGCTCTGGGCGGCGGTCCCCGAACAGACTCCATTCGTTGCGGAGTGCGCGAACCGCATTGAGGTCGAACGTTGCAGTCAATACGGTTTCTTCTTTTTCGTCGGCTTGAGCGACGATGTCCGTCAGGGGGCTGGCGATGAACGAGGAGCCGTAAAACGTGATCTCGCAGGAAACACCCTGCTCCGCGCCCACACGATTCGCCGCGACCAGGGGCAGCAGGTTCGCTCCGGCATGGCCCACCATCACAGCGCGCCAGTGGTCACGCGTCGAATACCCCGGCACCTCGGGTTCGGAGCCGATGGCCGTGGGGTACAGCAGCATGTCCGCCCCCATGAGCGCCAGGCTGCGGGCGCATTCCGGGAACCACTGGTCCCAGCAGATGCCCACTCCTATGCGGCCGTAGCGGCTCTCGAACACCTTGAATCCCGTGTCGCCCGGCTTGAAGTAGTATTTTTCTTCGTACCCTGGACCGTGCGGGATGTGCGATTTGCGGTACAGGCCCAGGGAGGCCCCGTCAGCGTCGTAGACCATGCAGCTGTTGTAGTAGTCGTCTCCGTCCCGTTCGAAGAAGCTCACGGGCAGCACCACCTCGAACTCTCGCGCCAGCGCAGCCATGCCCGCAAGCAAAGGGTGCCCTTCCACAGGATGCGCCAGGGAAAAGTGCTCGTCCAGCATGTCCTTGCAAAAGTACTCACCGGCGAAAAGCTCAGGCAGCAACACGACCTGCGCGCCGGCCATGGCCGCAAGGCGCACGAAATCGCTCGCCTTGGCCTGGTTTGCCTCGGCATCCGCGCTCATCGCCATCTGCACGGCAGCGAGCGTCACAAGGGAATTCGACATGGTTTGGAGGTCCCGCTCTATTTTTTGGAGCGCCCGCTCGAAGAAAACTTCTTCGCATCCAGGCCGTACTTCTTCACCTTGTAATTCACAATGCGGTAGCTCACGCGCAGATCGCGCGCGGCCTGGAGCATGTTGCCCTTGGCCTTCTTCAGCGCGTCCACCAGCAGCTCCTGCTCGAACTTGGCCACGGCGTCGCAGAACGAGAGGTTCGTGTCCGTTGCGGAACTCTCCGCTGTCTGCAAAGTGGGCGGCAGGTGGTAAGTGCGGATGACTGCTTCGTCACACAGCAGCACGGCGCGTTCCAGACAGTTCTTGAGCTCCCGCACGTTGCCCGGCCAGTCGTACTGGGTGAGCAGTTCGATGGCCGGCGTGGAGACGCGCTTGATGTCTTTGCCGTACTCCTTGGCGTACACCTTCAGGAAGTGCTCCGCCATGGGCAGAATGTCCTCGCGCCGTTCGCGCAGCGGGGGGATGAAGATGGGAAAAACATTGATGCGGTAGTAG contains these protein-coding regions:
- a CDS encoding sigma-54 interaction domain-containing protein — encoded protein: MKKRQYFIRLNIIVPIIFSCLSILTLIVTYRLTLYGLAPGQAPFSYLVIWGGFVVLFSFLAGWLISRTILKPVEAFVREAEKLPAVQQMVEEHKGRDEIARYTQVFTQITDFLSKVDARELFPEIVGQSKVMRGVLSQIMKVAPTDVTVLITGESGTGKELVARAILNHSKRRQGPFIAVNCAAIAQGLLESELFGHEKGAFTGALSQKKGKFELADKGTLFLDEIGDMPLETQAKILRALENGTCERVGGSQTISFDVRVVAATNKDFVELITKGQFREDLYHRLNVFPIHLPPLRHRREDIPILAEHFLESQETEVRLSAEAIQVLLVSPWPGNVRELRNIMERAAVLAEGGVIRPKHLTGLTVGEGDGDDELALDEEIDLDARLEDVERSLIVAALTRTGGVQVRAAELLGIKERSLWHRIKKYEIDVASMRQK
- a CDS encoding ExeA family protein, with amino-acid sequence MKYYEILNFQDEPFSNSPDPDFFYESPKHLECLNRLEIALRLKRGLNVVLGDVGTGKTTLCRRLLRALTEDEAIDAHLLLDPDFDNPRDLLLVLCEMLEGETPEAGLTEWSLKERVKNSLFKRGVDENKTTVLIIDEGQKIHDRCMELLRELLNYETNDAKLLQIVIFAQLEFEPIIRRYPNFADRINDLIRLGPLDFAHTRELIDYRINLAKVHMSRTPLFTRGGYWAMYGATRGYPRKIVKLAHKVFLTLILNNDHRATWALVRSVSRENYLAENAKLPAARTEIGASKSLFAPSRTSSAKISTPDADGDDIEGARHPWAAGLAVALLVMLVAVRAETPSNAPLIVGNAANLEAVAEPVVDAPKIETPKSPPRESIFTAAGSRNDSDASSRSGLGVHYRAEIIARNVIPGNSRPQHIPAAPPETLGAVTVAEDVPLAALVRRIYGRAGDDLVALVVAANDSLDTDSVVPSGASVIFPVARGATLTPDQADTGYVVQVGRYETLNAAYDAISAYGGAGQDAPGMAILPQWSGEGGLVFFLVHATKYSDESEALRAMRSRGHAEARTPEILASWEKDAVLLADLGAWKPQQQPETTAKDLFPPPGPIDE
- the aguB gene encoding N-carbamoylputrescine amidase, whose product is MSNSLVTLAAVQMAMSADAEANQAKASDFVRLAAMAGAQVVLLPELFAGEYFCKDMLDEHFSLAHPVEGHPLLAGMAALAREFEVVLPVSFFERDGDDYYNSCMVYDADGASLGLYRKSHIPHGPGYEEKYYFKPGDTGFKVFESRYGRIGVGICWDQWFPECARSLALMGADMLLYPTAIGSEPEVPGYSTRDHWRAVMVGHAGANLLPLVAANRVGAEQGVSCEITFYGSSFIASPLTDIVAQADEKEETVLTATFDLNAVRALRNEWSLFGDRRPELYGALCKPVV
- the pilQ gene encoding type IV pilus secretin PilQ; translation: MNTRILPIIAALALSLVLASALGCKKEDKQKDSFIEKWHVLAENAQGHSPSYTPRTLDARERVVEPPEPPERPLPSRLITLRMHRASLAAVIQALSRAANQSVMLSPEVSGEVTVNIVKKPWDQVFKGILRTNGLTYRWEGDIIRVLTLEDMENDLRIAEVEARQKAQKLKSKGDEPLISDVIPVRYADADNLKETIEKILVIRDRTGERTRESESDMHGYVTVDNSTNSLVVEAAYQDLKKIYDLIDRLDRPRKQIRIRAHIVETSSNIARRLGIQWGGFYQGSPNSSGDSFFVVPGASNSQFDYDNNVLEYTPRLGTGYSPDGLGLNFIPDGFPGTNQIGGAIGLMFGQIPGDILEVQLQALAEDGQVEILSSPSITTLDNQPAVTENGTRIPYVTINADGQTEVQFEDAVLKLEITPHVIDDEFLRLAILIQKDEVDFTPSRTVDGYPTIIKRHSRTSLVTRDNETVVISGLTRSRLSEGEAGIPGAKDIPLLGWLVKSQTRSDEKDDILIFITPSILAQWAPGEVQKTLEQIEEEVEMKKLEEQQREQDKLQQ
- a CDS encoding type II secretion system F family protein, which codes for MPNYSYQAVTEAGTQVSGNIEADSVEDARQILAARGLIPSRVVRSESGGNFLKALNDKLSTVSVPDLILFTKQFRTMFNAGLSIIALLDVLEQQCENPKLKSAVAEIAQDIKQGSSLYNAFSKHDDIFSELYCSMLRAGEVSGTLPDVLDRLIYIIEHEYKVKKQIKSALLYPQIVIVMLIGAFLFLLTFVIPQFVSTFRNAGIELPLPTKVCIVMYEFLDAYWYLLIGVVAGVIVLLWLYLRTDSGQLVKDRFLLRMPIVGPVFQKGAMARFASIFSLLQSSGVSVLESVGIVSDTIGNAAISLEFDNLREKLQEGRGISGPLRNSRTFTPMIINMIAIGEETGELDLMMREVAKHYDYEVEYQVGRMSELIGPILIVALAGIVGFFAAAILFPIFDLTKMVK